From the Accumulibacter sp. genome, one window contains:
- a CDS encoding sodium:solute symporter family protein has protein sequence MLIWFVVIYLLVSIAIGLYAATRVHNTKDFAVAGRSLPLPVVTATVFATWFGAEAVFGVSATFVKDGLRGVVADPFGASLCLVIAGIFYGTTLYRLNILTLGDFFRLRYNRTVEVLTTLCIVASYLGWVSAQIKALGLVFSVVTDGAIPPPAGMILGTLVVLTYTTFGGMLSVAVLDFVQISVVMGGMLYIAHLIAGISGGVEVVVGQAAAAGKLDFFPDAGAAEWLAFIAAWMTMMLGSIPQQDVFQRVTSARTAKIAIYASILGGGLYFCFTFVPMFIAYAATLINPAQFNALIESDAQLVLPTLVLEHTPVFAQAIFFGAVLSAIMSCSSATLLAPSVAFSENIVRNFFPTIGDHAFLRIMRLTLVCFAAIVLTFALNSEASIFKMVENAYKVTLAGAFVPLFFGAYWRRATTQGALTAIVGGLASWLLIELLVEAPLVPAQLIGLAVSMLGMIVGSLLPQRIGEPTRAHDLHARMHHRAAAQTHHATGLHQHDRK, from the coding sequence ATGCTGATCTGGTTCGTCGTCATCTACCTGCTGGTGTCCATTGCCATCGGGCTGTACGCCGCGACGCGCGTGCACAACACCAAGGACTTCGCCGTCGCCGGGCGCTCGCTGCCGCTGCCGGTGGTGACCGCCACGGTCTTCGCCACCTGGTTCGGCGCCGAAGCGGTCTTCGGCGTTTCCGCGACCTTCGTCAAGGACGGCCTGCGCGGCGTCGTCGCCGATCCCTTTGGCGCCAGCCTGTGCCTGGTGATAGCCGGCATCTTCTACGGCACGACGCTGTACCGGCTCAACATCCTGACCCTGGGCGACTTCTTCCGCCTGCGCTACAACCGCACGGTCGAGGTGCTGACGACGCTGTGCATCGTCGCTTCCTACCTTGGCTGGGTCTCGGCGCAGATCAAGGCCCTCGGCCTCGTCTTCAGCGTCGTCACCGATGGCGCGATTCCACCGCCCGCCGGCATGATTCTCGGCACCCTGGTCGTCCTGACCTATACCACCTTCGGCGGCATGCTGTCGGTTGCGGTGCTCGACTTCGTCCAGATCAGCGTGGTCATGGGCGGCATGCTCTACATCGCCCACCTGATTGCCGGCATCAGCGGCGGTGTCGAGGTCGTCGTCGGGCAGGCGGCGGCAGCCGGCAAGCTCGACTTCTTCCCCGACGCCGGTGCCGCCGAGTGGCTGGCGTTCATCGCCGCCTGGATGACGATGATGCTCGGCTCGATCCCGCAGCAGGACGTCTTCCAGCGCGTCACTTCGGCACGGACGGCGAAGATCGCGATCTACGCCTCGATCCTCGGTGGCGGCCTCTACTTCTGCTTCACCTTCGTGCCGATGTTCATCGCTTACGCCGCGACCCTGATCAATCCGGCGCAGTTCAACGCCTTGATCGAAAGCGATGCGCAACTGGTCCTGCCGACACTGGTTCTCGAACACACGCCGGTCTTCGCGCAGGCCATCTTCTTCGGCGCCGTCCTGTCGGCAATCATGAGCTGCTCGTCGGCGACCCTGCTGGCACCCTCGGTGGCATTCTCGGAGAACATCGTTCGCAACTTCTTTCCAACGATCGGTGACCACGCTTTCCTGCGCATCATGCGCCTGACACTGGTCTGCTTCGCCGCCATCGTCCTCACCTTCGCGCTGAATTCCGAAGCCTCGATCTTCAAGATGGTCGAGAATGCCTACAAGGTGACCCTTGCCGGCGCCTTCGTACCGTTGTTCTTCGGTGCCTACTGGCGGCGTGCGACCACCCAGGGGGCTCTGACGGCAATCGTCGGCGGTCTCGCCTCTTGGCTGCTGATCGAGCTGCTCGTCGAAGCGCCGTTGGTTCCCGCGCAGCTGATCGGGCTTGCGGTCAGCATGCTCGGCATGATCGTCGGCTCACTGTTGCCGCAGCGCATCGGCGAGCCGACTCGGGCGCATGACCTGCATGCCCGCATGCACCACCGTGCAGCCGCCCAGACGCACCACGCGACCGGCCTGCACCAGCATGACAGGAAGTGA
- a CDS encoding secondary thiamine-phosphate synthase enzyme YjbQ, whose protein sequence is MRETVTIASQRREQLLDITHQVAAVVARSGIRDGLVSLYAQGATCAIMIQENWDESVQLDVVNLLQRLIPRGVWLHDEQDGNGDAHLKAGLVGPSETIPLIDGRLGLSRWQNIFLCEFDGPRRERRVVCTVIADA, encoded by the coding sequence ATGCGCGAAACGGTGACGATCGCCAGCCAGCGACGAGAGCAACTGCTGGACATCACGCATCAGGTGGCGGCAGTGGTGGCGCGGAGTGGCATCCGCGACGGCTTGGTGTCGCTGTACGCGCAAGGCGCGACCTGCGCCATCATGATCCAGGAGAACTGGGACGAGAGCGTCCAGCTGGACGTGGTCAACCTGCTGCAGCGGCTGATTCCCCGTGGCGTCTGGCTGCACGACGAGCAGGACGGCAATGGCGACGCGCACCTCAAGGCGGGGTTGGTCGGGCCGTCGGAGACGATCCCGCTGATCGACGGCCGGCTCGGCCTGTCGCGCTGGCAGAACATCTTCCTCTGCGAGTTCGACGGGCCGCGTCGCGAGCGCCGCGTCGTGTGCACGGTGATCGCCGATGCCTGA
- a CDS encoding DnaJ C-terminal domain-containing protein — protein sequence MIDFEDPFFVLGVAREASREEIKGAYRRLAMRWHPDRNPSPAAAVEFKRVHAAYELLLDDERLAVWQQAQRSPAADRASDRAAAGDDLLQSLTLTLEQAAAGCQRTVELLHRVRCSACTGSGRVQHSHSVPCPACSGCGRVVRAGGRTGRCDNCGGRGYLRETVCTDCAGSGWRNEARTLVVTVPAALLAGERLRLARQAPLPAGDESRIAGDLYLEISLLTHELFDLAGPDLHCRVPVSIFRLLSGGRIEIPTLSGTTWIDLPPWPATAGGHRLPGLGFPGKGVRAAGDLVLHPEAIHPQVAAREDCQLLELLEWRLASDLELRAPLLADWQERLRARRDAPLV from the coding sequence ATGATCGACTTCGAGGATCCCTTCTTCGTTCTGGGCGTTGCCCGGGAGGCATCGCGCGAGGAGATAAAGGGCGCCTACCGTCGCCTGGCGATGCGCTGGCATCCGGATCGCAATCCTTCGCCGGCGGCTGCGGTCGAGTTCAAGCGGGTTCATGCCGCCTACGAACTGCTGCTCGACGACGAAAGGCTGGCCGTTTGGCAGCAGGCTCAGCGCAGCCCCGCGGCAGATCGCGCCAGCGATCGCGCGGCGGCCGGCGATGATCTCCTGCAGTCGTTGACGCTGACTCTCGAGCAGGCGGCAGCGGGTTGCCAGCGTACCGTGGAGCTGCTGCATCGCGTTCGCTGCAGCGCGTGCACCGGCAGTGGCCGCGTCCAGCACAGTCACTCGGTACCCTGTCCTGCCTGCAGTGGTTGCGGCAGGGTGGTGCGAGCCGGCGGCAGGACCGGCCGTTGCGACAACTGCGGTGGCCGCGGCTACCTGCGCGAGACGGTCTGCACCGACTGCGCCGGCAGCGGCTGGCGAAACGAAGCGCGTACCCTCGTGGTGACCGTGCCAGCCGCACTGCTCGCCGGCGAGCGCCTCCGCCTGGCGCGGCAGGCACCATTGCCAGCGGGGGACGAGTCGAGGATCGCCGGCGATCTCTACCTCGAGATCAGCCTGCTGACGCATGAATTGTTCGACCTCGCCGGACCGGATCTGCATTGCCGGGTTCCGGTGAGCATCTTCCGCCTGCTCAGCGGCGGTCGCATCGAGATACCGACCCTCAGCGGCACGACGTGGATCGATCTGCCGCCATGGCCGGCGACTGCCGGCGGACATCGTCTGCCCGGTCTGGGTTTCCCCGGCAAGGGAGTGCGTGCTGCCGGCGACCTGGTGCTGCACCCGGAAGCGATCCATCCGCAAGTTGCAGCGCGCGAAGACTGCCAGTTGCTCGAACTGCTCGAGTGGCGACTCGCCAGCGATCTCGAGCTGCGGGCGCCGCTCCTCGCCGACTGGCAAGAGCGGCTGCGCGCACGCCGGGACGCACCACTCGTGTGA
- a CDS encoding carbonic anhydrase gives MQPHSRIIFTALIMLAPPVAPAAWQVISSEPGKRIEIDRSSITRDERGRTVALGRIILEKPIIDPKTSSAYRIVQALSSYDCAARSYSTLKRSYFKEEGQLLREDEVKVQVDMPVRSGMLDDKLLREVCRPKAGGEAALAARRTADRVNEATGELRKANEALLQNDVRRANLPTPPPAAEKPEGESRRPQPAGPAASTGPTPRPVRQAPLARAEPGADAPRAGRAQPVVRPEPAGSVRPARSAHWSYEGDTAPEHWGKLKPEYALCASGMRQSPIDIRDGFRVDLEPIQFRYRPSEFRVVDNGHTVQVEVGGSSISLLGKSYDLVQFHFHRPSEERVDGKSFDMVAHLVHRSEDGRLAVVAILLEKGMEHPLIQTVWNNLPLEKGEYVMPPGLSIDLAQLLPAERSYYTYMGSLTTPPCSEGVLWLVLRQPQQISAEQLAIFARLYRHNARPIQPSFGRMIKESR, from the coding sequence ATGCAGCCACACAGCAGAATCATCTTCACAGCCCTGATCATGCTGGCGCCGCCCGTCGCACCGGCCGCGTGGCAGGTGATCTCGTCCGAGCCGGGCAAGCGGATCGAGATCGACCGCAGCAGCATCACCCGTGACGAGCGCGGACGAACCGTTGCCCTCGGCCGCATCATCCTCGAGAAGCCGATCATCGATCCGAAGACCTCGTCGGCGTACCGCATCGTCCAGGCGCTGAGCAGCTACGACTGCGCGGCGCGCAGCTACAGCACGCTCAAGCGCAGCTACTTCAAGGAGGAAGGCCAGCTGTTGCGCGAGGATGAGGTCAAGGTGCAGGTCGACATGCCGGTGCGCTCGGGAATGCTCGACGACAAGCTGCTGCGCGAGGTGTGTCGGCCGAAGGCGGGCGGCGAAGCGGCCCTCGCCGCCCGTCGCACGGCCGACCGGGTCAATGAGGCGACTGGCGAACTGCGCAAGGCGAACGAGGCTCTGCTGCAGAACGATGTCCGCCGTGCCAACCTGCCGACGCCGCCACCAGCAGCCGAGAAGCCCGAGGGCGAGAGCCGACGTCCGCAGCCCGCTGGCCCGGCTGCCAGCACCGGGCCGACGCCGCGGCCGGTGCGCCAGGCGCCGCTCGCGCGGGCCGAGCCGGGTGCCGACGCGCCACGTGCCGGCAGGGCGCAGCCGGTCGTGCGCCCCGAGCCTGCCGGCAGCGTGCGGCCGGCCCGATCGGCTCACTGGTCGTACGAGGGGGACACCGCTCCCGAGCACTGGGGAAAGCTGAAGCCCGAGTACGCCCTTTGCGCCTCCGGCATGCGCCAGTCGCCGATCGACATTCGCGACGGCTTCCGCGTCGATCTCGAGCCGATCCAGTTCCGCTATCGTCCATCTGAGTTTCGCGTCGTCGACAACGGGCACACCGTCCAGGTCGAGGTCGGTGGCAGCAGCATCAGCCTGCTCGGCAAGAGCTACGACCTCGTCCAGTTCCACTTCCACCGGCCGTCGGAGGAGCGCGTCGACGGCAAGTCCTTCGACATGGTGGCGCATCTCGTGCATCGTTCGGAAGACGGCCGCCTGGCGGTCGTCGCCATCCTGCTCGAGAAGGGCATGGAGCATCCGCTGATCCAGACGGTCTGGAACAACCTGCCGCTGGAGAAGGGGGAGTACGTGATGCCCCCCGGATTGAGCATCGACCTCGCACAACTGCTGCCGGCCGAGCGGAGTTACTACACCTACATGGGGTCGCTGACCACGCCGCCCTGCAGCGAGGGCGTCCTGTGGCTCGTGCTGCGGCAACCGCAACAGATTTCGGCTGAACAGCTGGCGATCTTCGCACGCCTCTACCGGCACAATGCGCGCCCGATCCAGCCGAGCTTCGGCCGCATGATCAAGGAATCGCGCTAG
- a CDS encoding VanZ family protein → MTGSERQARADATAALIPDPAGGPTAGAARTGRALPRPTRLPLYLALAYLVLIGYASLYPFTNWRDLGVAPLDFLAAGWPRYWTVFDLAVNVLAYLPLGFLLTLALRHLPGGRASAVAAAVLIGGLLSLGLECLQNWLPARVPSNLDLACNAAGTAIGALLGAWNGKRILRRVASLQQELLAPSEQVELGLVLLGVWLLTQSSPETLLFGTGDLRNVLALTPAVPYAAHSFFVLEAAIIGCNTVVIGLFARSLLADGSPTHLALLALFALALVIRTLAAAVLVAPQEAFAWLTPGAEVGLLIGGVLLTLSLLLPASMRLALAGLALMVGTALVNLTPANPYSEAALAAWKQGHFLNFNGLTRWMASLWPFLALPYLTTIGRRH, encoded by the coding sequence ATGACAGGAAGTGAGCGCCAGGCGCGGGCAGACGCTACTGCGGCGCTGATCCCCGACCCGGCCGGCGGCCCGACGGCCGGCGCCGCGCGCACCGGTCGGGCACTCCCGCGACCGACACGCCTGCCACTGTACCTGGCGTTGGCCTATCTGGTGCTGATCGGCTACGCCAGCCTCTACCCCTTCACCAACTGGCGTGATCTCGGCGTTGCCCCGCTGGACTTCCTCGCTGCCGGCTGGCCGCGCTACTGGACCGTTTTCGACCTCGCCGTCAATGTCCTCGCCTACCTGCCGCTGGGCTTTCTGCTGACCCTTGCACTGCGCCACCTGCCCGGCGGGCGTGCGTCGGCGGTGGCGGCGGCGGTGCTCATCGGCGGCCTGCTCAGTCTCGGCCTCGAGTGCCTGCAGAACTGGCTTCCGGCCCGCGTGCCGTCGAATCTCGATCTCGCCTGCAACGCCGCCGGGACGGCAATCGGGGCGCTGCTCGGCGCCTGGAACGGCAAGCGCATCCTGCGCCGCGTTGCCAGCCTGCAGCAGGAGCTGCTCGCGCCGAGCGAGCAGGTCGAACTCGGTCTCGTGCTGCTCGGTGTCTGGCTGCTGACCCAGTCGTCTCCGGAGACGCTGCTCTTCGGCACCGGCGACCTGCGCAACGTGCTCGCGCTGACGCCGGCCGTCCCCTATGCCGCACACTCTTTCTTCGTCCTCGAGGCGGCGATCATCGGCTGCAACACCGTCGTCATCGGCCTCTTTGCCCGGAGCCTGCTCGCCGATGGGTCGCCGACGCACCTGGCGCTGCTCGCCTTGTTCGCCCTCGCGCTGGTGATCCGGACGTTGGCGGCAGCGGTGCTGGTCGCGCCGCAGGAGGCGTTCGCCTGGCTGACTCCCGGCGCCGAGGTCGGCTTGCTGATCGGCGGTGTCCTGCTCACCCTGAGCCTGCTCCTGCCGGCATCGATGCGCTTGGCGTTGGCCGGTCTGGCGCTGATGGTGGGCACGGCGCTGGTCAACCTGACGCCGGCAAACCCGTACTCCGAAGCGGCACTGGCAGCCTGGAAACAGGGTCATTTCCTCAACTTCAATGGCCTGACGCGCTGGATGGCCAGTCTCTGGCCCTTCCTGGCACTGCCCTACCTGACCACCATCGGCCGTCGCCATTGA